One Silene latifolia isolate original U9 population chromosome 4, ASM4854445v1, whole genome shotgun sequence DNA segment encodes these proteins:
- the LOC141651876 gene encoding uncharacterized protein LOC141651876 — protein sequence MEVGIKASWFADLANYIVSGFLPDEMEQREWRKLRNDAKRYFWNDPHLFRKCEDGMFRRCVSREEGLEIVDRVQNFAYGGHLATSRTTAKILQGGIYWPSMFKDIHYLVKSCDACQRIGNIGKRSEMPLTNILEIELFDCWGIDFMGPFPNSCGNEYILVAVDYVSKWIEAVTAPTNDSKVVMKLFKGTIFPRFGTPRVVISDGGSHFRKKMNFDFDAAGEIRFLQMNELEELRLEAYESSKIYKDQTKKWHDGKIMKKEIGVGDLVLLFNSKIKVFPGKLKSRWSGPFKVMRIFPYGAFELWSEEGGTFRVNGQRIKR from the exons ATGGAAGTTGGCATCAAAGCCTCTTGGTTTGCGGATCTTGCAAACTACATTGTGAGTGGTTTCTTGCCGGATGAAATGGAACAAAGAGAATGGCGGAAGTTGAGGAATGATGCTAAAAGATACTTTTGGAATGACCCACATTTGTTCCGCAAGTGTGAGGATGGAATGTTCCGGAGATGTGTTTCAAGAGAGGAGGGCTTGGAGATTGTCGACCGAGTTCAAAATTTCGCCTATGGGGGACACTTGGCCACCTCTAGGACCACTGCCAAGATCCTTCAAGGTGGGATTTATTGGCCCTCCATGTTCAAAGACATCCACTACTTGGTTaaatcttgtgatgcttgccaaaggatTGGGAACATTGGGAAGAGGAGTGAAATGCCCTTGACTAATATATTGGAAATTGAGCTTTTCGATTGTTGGggcatagacttcatgggaccctTTCCCAACTCTTGTGGAAACGAATACATCTTGGTCGCGGTggattatgtatccaaatggattgaagcggtaACCGCCCCCACCAATGATAGCAAGGTTGTGATGAAGCTTTTCAAAGGCACAATTTTCCCAAGGTTCGGAACACCAAGAGTAGTCATAAGTGATGGTGGATCTCATTTTCGCAAAA AAatgaattttgactttgatgCCGCCGGAGAGATACGTtttctccaaatgaatgagcttgaGGAATTGAGATTGGAGGCCTATGAGAGCTCCAAAATCTACAAAGACCAAACAAAGAAATGGCATGATGGCAAGATCATGAAAAAAGAGATAGGTGTTGGAGACCTCGTTCTCCTTTTCAATTCCAAGATCAAGGTGTTCCCGGGCAAGCTCAAATCAAGGTGGTCGGGACCCTTTAAAGTGATGAGGATATTCCCCTATGGTGCCTTTGAGCTTTGGAGCGAGGAAGGAGGTACATTtcgggtcaatggtcaaagaatcAAGCGCTAG